The following proteins are co-located in the Gorilla gorilla gorilla isolate KB3781 chromosome 18, NHGRI_mGorGor1-v2.1_pri, whole genome shotgun sequence genome:
- the LOC115931102 gene encoding titin-like isoform X6, with product MPMRVPEEVTLRNPGSSGRKERPEAGTGSWLGRTRNQVINTLADHHHRGTDFGGSPWLDIIIEFPRSYKVVIILWTVYLWLSFLKTIFQSENGHDGSTDVQQRAWRSNRRRQEGNKIGRKDVITLWRHVKTKVRAKIRKMKVTTKINHHDKINGKRKTTKKQKMFQRAQELRRRAEDYHKRKIPPSARKPLCNWVRMAAAEHRHSSGLPHWPYLTAETLKNRMGHQPPPPTQQHSITDNSLSLKTRAECLVYPLPPSADDNLTTPPECFLTPLPPSAPPSAPPSADDNLKTPPLATQEAEAEKPPKPERQRAADVEPPPKPERRRAGDVQPSRKPERRRAADVQPSRKPERRRAADVQPSRKPERRRAADVQPSRKPERRRAADVEPAPKPERRRAAVDDKTPAEFLVYPLPPSADDNLETPLECLLTPLPPSPPSSADDKTPAEFLVYPLPPSADDDLEMPLECLLTPLPPSPPSSAPPSADDDLEMPLECLLTPLPPSLPSSAPPSADDDLEMPLECLLTPLPPSPPSSAPPSADDDLEMPLECLLTPLAPSPPSSAPPSADDETPAEFVVYPLPPSADDDLEMPLECLLTPLPPSPPSSAPPSADDDLEMPLECLLTPLPPSPPSSAPPSADDDLEMPLECLLTPLPPSPPSSAPPSADDDIEMPLECLLTPLPPSPPSSAPPSADDDIEMPLECLLTPLPPSPPSSAPPSADDETLAEFVVYLLPPSADDDLETPLECLLTPLAPSPPSSAPPSADDETPAEFVVYPLPPSADDDLEMPLECLLTPLPPSPPSSAPPSADDDLEMPLECLLTPLPPSPPSSAPPSADDDLEMPLECLLTPLAPSPPSSAPPSADDETPAEFVVYPLPPSADDDLEMPLECLLTPLPPSPPSSAPPSADDDLEMPLECLLTPLPPSPPSSAPPSADDDLEMPLECLLTPLPPSPPSSAPPSADDDIEMPLECLLTPLPPSPPSSAPPSADDDIEMPLECLLTPLPPSPPSSAPPSADDETLAEFVVYLLPPSADDDLETPLECLLTPLAPSPPSSAPPSADDETPAEFVVYPLPPSADDDLEMPLECLLTPLPPSPPSSAPPSADDDLEMPLECLLTPLPPSPPSSAPPSADDDLEMPLECLLTPLPPSPPSSAPPSADDDLEMPLECLLTPLPPSPPSSAPPSVDDDLEMPLECLLTPLPPSPPSSAPPSADDETLAEFVAYLLPPSADDDLEMPLECLLTPLPPSPPSSAPPSADDETPAEFVVYPLPPSADDNLETPLECLLTPLPPSPPSSADDKTPAEFLVYPLPPSADDDLEMPLECLLTPLPPSPPSSAPPSADDETPAEFVVYPLPPSADDDLEMPLECLLTPLPPSPPSSAPPSADDETLAEFVVYLLPPSADDDLETPLECLLTPLPPSSPSSAPPSVDDKTPDEFVVYPLPPSVDDNLETPLECLLTPLPPSPPSSADDKTPAEFLVYPLPPSADDDLETPLECLLTPLPPSAPPSVDDNLKTPPLATQEAEAEKPPKPERRRATDVEPPHKPERRRAADLESPLKPERRSGADAQPSRKPERRRAADLESPPKPERRSTADVQPSPKPERRSTADAQPSPKPERRSAADLESPPKPERRSAADAQPSPKPKRRSAADAQPSPKPERRSAADAQPSPKPERRSAADLESPPKPERRSAADAQPSPKPERRSAADLESPPKPERRSAADAQPSPKPERRSAAEAQPSPKPERRSAAEAQPSPKPERRSAAEAQPSPKPERRSAADLESPPKPERRSAAEAQPSPRPERRSAADLESPPKPERRSAADLESPPKPERRRAADAQASPKPERQSAADAQPSPKPERRSAADLESPPKPERRRAADAQASPKPERRSASDAQPSPKPERRRAADLESPPKPERWSAADAQPSPKPERQSAADAQPSLKPERRSAADAQPSPKPEMRSAAEAQPSPKPERRSAAEAQPSPKPERRSAAEAQPSPKPERRSAADLESPPKPERRSAAEAQPSPKPERRSAADLESPLKPERRSTADLESPSKPERRRAADAQASPKPERRRAADAQPSPKPERQRAADLESPPKPERRSAADAQPSPKPERRRTADLESPLKPERRRAADLESPPKPERRSAADAQPSPKPERQSAADAQPSPKPERRSAADAQPSPKPERRKAADLESPPKPERWRAADRERPRKPPRKPKRWRAADRERPRKPPRKPKRRSAAEAQPSPKPERRSATDAESPRKPKRRRAADVEPPHKPKRRRAADVGRPRKPPRKPKRRSAAKAQPPPKPERRSAADPQPPPKPERRSAADAQRSPKPERPSAAEAQPSPKPERRSAADLESPPKPERWSAADAQPSPKPERRSAADLQPSPKPERRSAADAQPSPKPERRSAADAQPSPKPERRSAAEAQPSPKPERRSAADAQPSPKPERRSAADLQPSPKPERRSAADAQPSPKPERRSAADAQPSPKPERRSAAELESPPKPERRSAADAQPSPKPERRSAAEAQPSPKPERRSAADAQPSPKPERRSAAELESPPKPERRSAAEAQPSPKPERRSAAEAQPSPKPERRSAADLESPPKPETRSAADLESPPKPETRSTADAQPSSKPERRSAADLESPPKPERQSAADAQPSPKSERRSAADAQPSPKPERRSAADAEPPRKPKRRRAADIEPSSPEPKRRRVGDVELPRKPKRPRAADVEPSLPEPKRRRVGDVELPRKRKRPQAADVEPSLPEPKRRRVGDVQPSSPGRKRRRLN from the coding sequence GTCAGAATGGCGGCAGCGGAGCATCGTCATTCTTCAGGATTGCCCCACTGGCCCTACCTCAcagctgaaactttaaaaaacaggatGGGCCACCAGCCACCTCCTCCAACTCAACAACATTCTATAACTGATAACTCCCTGAGCCTCAAGACACGTGCCGAGtgtctggtctatccccttccaccctcagcggatgataatctcacgACGCCTCCCGAGTgtttcctcactcctcttccaccctcagctccaccctcagctccaccctcagcggatgataatctcaagacacctcccttagctactcaggaggctgaggcagaaaaaccacccaaacccgagagacagagggccgctgacgtggaaccaccaccgaaacccgagaggcggagggccggtgacgtgcaaccatcacggaaacccgagaggcggagggccgctgacgtgcaaccatcacggaaacccgagaggcggagggccgctgacgtgcaaccatcacggaaacccgagaggcggagggccgctgacgtgcaaccatcacggaaacccgagaggcggagggccgctgacgtcgAACCagcaccgaaacccgagaggcggagggccgcagtggatgataagacacctgccgagtttctggtctatcctcttccaccctcagcggatgataatctcgaaacgcctctcgagtgtctcctcactcctcttccaccctcacctccatcctcagcggatgataagacacctgccgagtttctggtctatccccttccaccctcagcggatgatgatctcgaaatgcctctcgagtgtctcctcactcctcttccaccctcacctccatcctcagctccaccctcagcggatgatgatctcgaaatgcctctcgagtgtctcctcactcctcttccaccctcacttccatcctcagctccaccctcagcggatgatgatctcgaaatgcctctcgagtgtctcctcactcctcttccaccctcacctccatcctcagctccaccctcagcggatgatgatctcgaaatgcctctcgagtgtctcctcactcctcttgcaccctcacctccatcctcagctccaccctcagcggatgatgagacacctgccgagtttgtggtctatccccttccaccctcagcggatgatgatctcgaaatgcctctcgagtgtctcctcactcctcttccaccctcacctccatcctcagctccaccctcagcggatgatgatctcgaaatgcctctcgagtgtctcctcactcctcttccaccctcacctccatcctcagctccaccctcagcggatgatgatctcgaaatgcctctcgagtgtctcctcactcctcttccaccctcacctccatcctcagctccaccctcagcggatgatgatatcgaaatgcctctcgagtgtctcctcactcctcttccaccctcacctccatcctcagctccaccctcagcggatgatgatatcgaaatgcctctcgagtgtctcctcactcctcttccaccctcacctccatcctcagctccaccctcagcggatgatgagaCACTTGCCGAGTTTGTGGTATAtctccttccaccctcagcggatgatgatctcgaaacgcctctcgagtgtctcctcactcctcttgcaccctcacctccatcctcagctccaccctcagcggatgatgagacacctgccgagtttgtggtctatccccttccaccctcagcggatgatgatctcgaaatgcctctcgagtgtctcctcactcctcttccaccctcacctccatcctcagctccaccctcagcggatgatgatctcgaaatgcctctcgagtgtctcctcactcctcttccaccctcacctccatcctcagctccaccctcagcggatgatgatctcgaaatgcctctcgagtgtctcctcactcctcttgcaccctcacctccatcctcagctccaccctcagcggatgatgagacacctgccgagtttgtggtctatccccttccaccctcagcggatgatgatctcgaaatgcctctcgagtgtctcctcactcctcttccaccctcacctccatcctcagctccaccctcagcggatgatgatctcgaaatgcctctcgagtgtctcctcactcctcttccaccctcacctccatcctcagctccaccctcagcggatgatgatctcgaaatgcctctcgagtgtctcctcactcctcttccaccctcacctccatcctcagctccaccctcagcggatgatgatatcgaaatgcctctcgagtgtctcctcactcctcttccaccctcacctccatcctcagctccaccctcagcggatgatgatatcgaaatgcctctcgagtgtctcctcactcctcttccaccctcacctccatcctcagctccaccctcagcggatgatgagaCACTTGCCGAGTTTGTGGTATAtctccttccaccctcagcggatgatgatctcgaaacgcctctcgagtgtctcctcactcctcttgcaccctcacctccatcctcagctccaccctcagcggatgatgagacacctgccgagtttgtggtctatccccttccaccctcagcggatgatgatctcgaaatgcctctcgagtgtctcctcactcctcttccaccctcacctccatcctcagctccaccctcagcggatgatgatctcgaaatgcctctcgagtgtctcctcactcctcttccaccctcacctccatcctcagctccaccctcagcggatgatgatctcgaaatgcctctcgagtgtctcctcactcctcttccaccctcacctccatcctcagctccaccctcagcggatgatgatctcgaaatgcctctcgagtgtctcctcactcctcttccaccctcacctccatcctcagctccaccctcagtggatgatgatctcgaaatgcctctcgagtgtctcctcactcctcttccaccctcacctccatcctcagctccaccctcagcggatgatgagaCACTTGCCGAGTTTGTGGCATAtctccttccaccctcagcggatgatgatctcgaaatgcctctcgagtgtctcctcactcctcttccaccctcacctccatcctcagctccaccctcagcggatgatgagacacctgccgagtttgtggtctatccccttccaccctcagcagatgataatctcgaaacgcctctcgagtgtctcctcactcctcttccaccctcacctccatcctcagcagatgataagacacctgccgagtttctggtctatccccttccaccctcagcggatgatgatctcgaaatgcctctcgagtgtctcctcactcctcttccaccctcacctccatcctcagctccaccctcagcggatgatgagacacctgccgagtttgtggtctatccccttccaccctcagcggatgatgatctcgaaatgcctctcgagtgtctcctcactcctcttccaccctcacctccatcctcagctccaccctcagcggatgatgagaCACTTGCCGAGTTTGTGGTCTAtctccttccaccctcagcggatgatgatctcgaaacgcctctcgagtgtctcctcactcctcttccaccctcatctccatcctcagctccaccctcagtgGATGATAAGACACCTGACGAGTTTGTGGTCTATCCGCTTCCACCCTCAgtggatgataatctcgaaacacctctcgagtgtctcctcactcctcttccaccctcacctccatcctcagcggatgataagacacctgccgagtttctggtctatccccttccaccctcagcggatgatgatctcgaaacgcctctcgagtgtctcctcactcctcttccaccctcagctccaccctcagtggatgataatctcaagacacctcccttagctactcaggaggctgaggcagaaaaaccaccgaaacccgagaggcggagggccactgacgtggaaccaccacacaaacccgagaggcggagggctgCTGACCTGGAATCGCcactgaaacccgagaggcggagcggcgctgacgcgcagccatcacggaaacccgagaggcggagggccgctgacctggaatcaccaccgaaacccgagaggcggagcaccgctgacgtgcaaccatcaccgaaacccgagaggcggagcaccgctgacgcgcagccatcaccgaaacccgagaggcggagcgccgctgacctggaatcaccaccgaaacccgagaggcggagcgccgctgacgcgcagccgtcgccgaaacccaagaggcggagcgccgctgacgcgcagccgtcgccgaaacccgagaggcggagcgccgctgacgcgcagccgtcgccgaaacctgagaggcggagcgctGCTGACCTGGAATcgccaccgaaacccgagaggcggagcgccgctgacgcgcagccatcaccgaaacctgagaggcggagcgctgctgacctggaatcaccaccgaaacccgagaggcggagcgccgctgacgcgcagccgtcgccgaaacccgagaggcggagcgccgctgaggcgcagccgtcgccgaaacccgagaggcggagcgccgctgaggcgcagccgtcgccgaaacccgagaggcggagcgccgctgaggcgcagccatcgccgaaacctgagaggcggagcgccgctgacctggaatcaccaccgaaacccgagaggcggagcgccgctgaggcgcagccgtcgccgagacccgagaggcggagcgctgctgacctggaatcaccaccgaaacccgagaggcggagcgccgctgacctggaatcaccaccgaaacccgagaggcggagggccgctgacgcgcaagcatcaccgaaacccgagaggcagagcgccgctgacgcgcagccgtcgccgaaacccgagaggcggagcgccgctgacctggaatcaccaccgaaacccgagaggcggagggccgctgacgcgcaagcatcaccgaaacccgagaggcggagcgcctctgacgcgcagccgtcgccgaaacccgagaggcggagggccgctgacctggaatcaccaccgaaacccgagaggtggagcgccgctgacgcgcagccatcaccgaaacctgagaggcagagcgccgctgacgcgcagccatcactgaaacccgagaggcggagtgccgctgacgcgcagccgtcgccgaaacccgagatgcggagcgccgctgaggcgcagccgtcgccgaaacccgagaggcggagcgccgctgaggcgcagccgtcgccgaaacccgagaggcggagcgccgctgaggcgcagccgtcgccgaaacctgagaggcggagcgccgctgacctggaatcaccaccgaaacccgagaggcggagcgccgctgaggcgcagccgtcgccgaaacccgagaggcggagcgctgctgacctggaatcaccactgaaacccgagaggcggagcaccgctgacctggaatcaccatcgaaacccgagaggcggagggccgctgacgcgcAAGCATCACCAAAACCCGAGAGGCGTAGGGCtgctgacgcgcaaccatcaccgaaacccgagaggcagagggccgctgacctggaatcaccaccgaaacccgagaggcggagcgccgctgacgcgcaaccatcaccgaaacccgagaggcggaggaccgctgacctggaatcaccactgaaacccgagaggcggagggccgctgacctggaatcaccaccgaaacctgagaggcggagcgctgctgacgcgcaaccatcaccgaaacccgagaggcagagcgccgctgacgcgcagccatcaccgaaacccgagaggcggagtgccgctgacgcgcagccatcaccgaaacctgagaggcggaaggctgctgacctggaatcaccaccgaaacccgagaggtggagggccGCTGACAGGGAACGGCCACGCAAACCCCCACgcaaacccaagaggtggagggcCGCTGACAGGGAACGGCCACGCAAACCCCCAcgcaaacccaagaggcggagcgccgctgaggcgcagccgtcgccgaaacccgagaggcggagcgccactGACGCGGAATCTCCAcgcaaacccaagaggcggagggccgctgacgtggaaccgcCACacaaacccaagaggcggagggctgCTGACGTGGGACGGCCACGCAAACCCCCAcgcaaacccaagaggcggagcgccgctaaGGCGCAGCCgccgccgaaacccgagaggcggagcgccgctgacccgcagccgccgccgaaacccgagaggcggagtgccgctgacgcgcagcggtcgccgaaacccgagaggccgagcgccgctgaggcgcagccgtcgccgaaacccgagaggcggagcgccgctgacctggaatcaccaccgaaacccgagaggtggagcgccgctgacgcgcagccttcgccgaaacccgagaggcggagcgccgctgacctgcagccgtcgccgaaacccgagaggcggagcgccgctgacgcgcagccgtcgccgaaacccgagaggcggagcgccgctgacgcgcagccgtcgccgaaacccgagaggcggagcgccgctgaggcgcagccgtcgccgaaacccgagaggcggagcgccgctgacgcgcagccgtcgccaaaacccgagaggcggagcgctgcTGACctgcagccgtcgccgaaacccgagaggcggagcgccgctgacgcgcagccgtcgccgaaacccgagaggcggagcgccgctgacgcgcagccttcgccgaaacctgagaggcggagcgctGCTGAGCTGGagtcaccaccgaaacccgagaggcggagcgccgctgacgcgcagccgtcgccgaaacccgagaggcggagcgccgctgaggcgcagccgtcgccgaaacccgagaggcggagcgccgctgacgcgcagccttcgccgaaacctgagaggcggagcgctGCTGagctggaatcaccaccgaaacccgagaggcggagcgccgctgaggcgcagccgtcgccgaaacccgagaggcggagtgccgctgaggcgcagccgtcgccgaaacctgagaggcggagcgccgctgacctggaatcaccaccgaaacccgagacgcggagcgccgctgacctggaatcaccaccgaaacccgagacgCGGAGcaccgctgacgcgcagccatcatcgaaacctgagaggcggagcgccgctgacctggaatcaccaccgaaacccgagaggcagagcgctgctgacgcgcagccgtcgccgaaatctgagaggcggagcgccgctgacgcgcagccgtcgccgaaacccgagaggcggagcgccgctgacgcggaACCGCCTcgcaaacccaagaggcggagggcagCTGACAttgaaccatcatcacccgaacccaagaggcggagggtcggTGACGTGGAACTGCCACGCAAACCCAAGAGGCCGAGGGCTGCCGACGTGGAACCATCATtacctgaacccaagaggcggagagTCGGTGACGTGGAACTGCCACGCAAACGCAAGAGGCCGCAGGCCGCCGACGTGGAACCATCAttacccgaacccaagaggcggagggtcggtgacgtgcaaccatcatcacccggacgcaagaggcggaggttgaattAG